The following are encoded together in the Panicum virgatum strain AP13 chromosome 6K, P.virgatum_v5, whole genome shotgun sequence genome:
- the LOC120713801 gene encoding protein HIGH CHLOROPHYLL FLUORESCENCE PHENOTYPE 244, chloroplastic-like yields MASTSLAALPSQLASPGRLRLRRGRAGLPSTARPHPLLHRTPKGGSRCRLAVTCNAQAVAPTSIAQGTPVRPTSILVVGATGTLGRQVVRRALDEGYDVRCLVRPRPAPADFLRDWGATVVNADLSKPETIPATLVGIHTVIDCATGRPEEPIRTVDWEGKVALIQCAKAMGIQKYVFYSIHNCDKHPEVPLMEIKYCTEKFIQDSGLDYIIIRLCGFMQGLIGQYAVPILEEKSVWGTDAPTRIAYMDTQDVARLTFIAMRNEKAAKKLLTFAGPRAWTTQEVITLCERLAGQDANVTTVPVAVLRFTRQLTRFFQWTNDVADRLAFSEVLSSDTVFSAPMNETYQLLGVDANDILSLEKYLQDYFTNILKKLKDIKAQSKQTDIFF; encoded by the exons ATGGCGTCGACTAGCCTCGCCGCGCTGCCCTCGCAGCTCGCCTCCccgggccgcctccgcctccgccgcggccgcgccgggcTCCCCTCCACCGCCCGCCCGCATCCCCTCCTCCACCGCACGCCGAAAG gcggATCGCGGTGCCGGCTGGCGGTGACCTGCAACGCGCAGGCGGTGGCACCGACCAGCATTGCTCAGGGGACGCCCGTCCGCCCGACGAGCATACTGGTGGTCGGCGCCACGGGGACGCTGGGGCGGCAGGTGGTCCGAAGGGCGCTGGACGAGGGCTACGACGTCAGGTGCCTCGTCAGGCCGCGCCCCGCGCCGGCCGATTTCCTCCGGGATTGGGGCGCCACCGTCGTCAAT GCTGACCTCAGCAAGCCAGAGACCATACCTGCGACGCTTGTTGGTATTCATACAGTCATTGACTGTGCGACAGGACGGCCAGAAGAGCCAATCCGGACG GTAGATTGGGAAGGAAAAGTTGCTCTAATACAGTGTGCAAAGGCTATGGGAATTCAAAAGTATGTGTTTTATTCCATCCACAACTGTGACAAGCATCCTGAGGTTCCCTTGATGGAAATCAAGTATTGTACAGAGAAGTTTATTCAGGACAGTGGTCTGGATTATATCATCATCCGTTTGTGTGGTTTCATGCAG GGCCTTATTGGGCAATATGCTGTGCCTATACTAGAAGAGAAGTCTGTCTGGGGAACTGATGCTCCAACTCGGATTGCTTACATGGATACCCAG GACGTAGCTCGACTGACATTTATAGCTATGCGGAACGAGAAGGCTGCTAAGAAACTCTTGACGTTTGCTGGACCACGTGCTTGGACAACTCAAGAG GTAATTACTTTGTGTGAGAGGTTGGCAGGGCAAGATGCCAATGTAACAACTGTCCCTGTTGCAGTCTTGAGATTTACTCGTCAGTTGACACGTTTTTTCCAATGGACAAATGATGTGGCTGATAGGCTGGCATTTTCAGAG GTGCTGTCAAGCGACACAGTTTTCTCTGCTCCAATGAACGAGACCTACCAGCTTCTCGGGGTGGATGCAAATGACATCCTCAGCTTAGAGAAGTATTTACAAGATTATTTCACCAACATATTGAAGAAATTGAAGGATATCAAGGCGCAATCCAAGCAAACTGATATATTCTTTTGA
- the LOC120713806 gene encoding WD repeat-containing protein DWA2-like isoform X1 has product MQGGSSGIVYGGLKYQARCIADVRADAGSTTFLAGTLSLKEENEVHLIRLSPGESELVCDGLFYHPNEIWDLKSCPFDHRVFSTVYTSGEGYGAAVWKIPEQHGQSNSPQLEQLFELAGHMGKLRCVLWWPLGKHDKLISIDDRNIFLWNIDSSNKSAKVISQGSADMLPNLRGGAWDPHNHNSIAAISDSSLHLWDLRSMDIILSKSTAIEHAHIRDVDYNPKKQNLIATTEDEFGIRLWDLRMLKHPLKDLPGHSHWTWTVRHNPEYDELLLSAGTDSTVNLWLAQVSSNDSGPDSPSSPKRQEEQLLNSYTDYEDSIYGTLGSLDIFYTLEFRYDIRELTKIVGIAWSSHDPSLFASLSYDGRVVLESVKPYLQRK; this is encoded by the exons ATGCAGGGCGGATCCAGCGGCATCGTCTACGGCGGCCTCAAGTACCAG GCGCGGTGCATCGCGGACGTGCGCGCGGACGCCGGCTCCACCACCTTCCTCGCCGGGACCCTCAGTCTCAAGGAGGAGAACGAG GTGCACTTGATCCGGCTGTCGCCGGGGGAGAGCGAGCTGGTGTGCGACGGCCTCTTCTACCACCCCAACGAGATCTGGGACCTCAAATCGTGCCCCTTCGATCACAGGGTCTTCTCCACAGTCTACACCTCCG GTGAGGGTTATGGCGCTGCCGTCTGGAAGATCCCAGAGCAGCATGGGCAGTCAAACTCACCACAGCTTGAGCAGCTCTTCGAGCTCGCTGGGCATATGGGCAAGTTAAGATG TGTGCTCTGGTGGCCACTTGGAAAGCATGATAAGCTAATTAGCATTGATGACAGAAATATTTTTCTTTGGAACATAGACTCGTCAAATAAATCAGCTAAG GTGATATCACAGGGGTCGGCTGACATGCTTCCAAATTTACGTGGTGGAGCTTGGGATCCACACAATCACAATTCAATTGCTGCAATATCCGATTCATCACTTCACTTATGGGATCTCCGCTCTATGGA CATTATTCTCAGCAAATCAACTGCAATTGAACATGCACATATACGGGATGTGGATTATAACCCCAAGAAGCAAAACTTAATT GCAACAACAGAAGATGAATTTGGAATTCGCTTATGGGATCTCAGAATGCTGAAACATCCTCTGAAAGATCTCCCTGGACACTCACATTG GACATGGACTGTTCGGCACAATCCTGAGTATGATGAGCTGCTTCTG AGTGCTGGAACAGATTCAACCGTAAATTTATGGTTGGCTCAAGTTAGCAGCAATGATTCTGGACCTGACAG CCCTAGTTCACCCAAGAGGCAAGAAGAACAATTACTCAATTCATATACTGACTATGAAGATAGCATATATGGTACTCTCGGATCCTTAGACATATTTTATACGTTAGAATTTCGATATGACATCAGAGAGTTAACTAAAATTGTAGGTATTGCATGGAGCTCCCACGACCCATCATTATTCGCTTCTTTGTCTTACGATGGAAGG GTTGTTTTGGAATCAGTCAAGCCTTACTTGCAGAGAAAATGA
- the LOC120713806 gene encoding WD repeat-containing protein DWA2-like isoform X3, producing the protein MQGGSSGIVYGGLKYQARCIADVRADAGSTTFLAGTLSLKEENEVHLIRLSPGESELVCDGLFYHPNEIWDLKSCPFDHRVFSTVYTSGEGYGAAVWKIPEQHGQSNSPQLEQLFELAGHMGKLRCVLWWPLGKHDKLISIDDRNIFLWNIDSSNKSAKVISQGSADMLPNLRGGAWDPHNHNSIAAISDSSLHLWDLRSMDKSTAIEHAHIRDVDYNPKKQNLIATTEDEFGIRLWDLRMLKHPLKDLPGHSHWTWTVRHNPEYDELLLSAGTDSTVNLWLAQVSSNDSGPDSPSSPKRQEEQLLNSYTDYEDSIYGIAWSSHDPSLFASLSYDGRVVLESVKPYLQRK; encoded by the exons ATGCAGGGCGGATCCAGCGGCATCGTCTACGGCGGCCTCAAGTACCAG GCGCGGTGCATCGCGGACGTGCGCGCGGACGCCGGCTCCACCACCTTCCTCGCCGGGACCCTCAGTCTCAAGGAGGAGAACGAG GTGCACTTGATCCGGCTGTCGCCGGGGGAGAGCGAGCTGGTGTGCGACGGCCTCTTCTACCACCCCAACGAGATCTGGGACCTCAAATCGTGCCCCTTCGATCACAGGGTCTTCTCCACAGTCTACACCTCCG GTGAGGGTTATGGCGCTGCCGTCTGGAAGATCCCAGAGCAGCATGGGCAGTCAAACTCACCACAGCTTGAGCAGCTCTTCGAGCTCGCTGGGCATATGGGCAAGTTAAGATG TGTGCTCTGGTGGCCACTTGGAAAGCATGATAAGCTAATTAGCATTGATGACAGAAATATTTTTCTTTGGAACATAGACTCGTCAAATAAATCAGCTAAG GTGATATCACAGGGGTCGGCTGACATGCTTCCAAATTTACGTGGTGGAGCTTGGGATCCACACAATCACAATTCAATTGCTGCAATATCCGATTCATCACTTCACTTATGGGATCTCCGCTCTATGGA CAAATCAACTGCAATTGAACATGCACATATACGGGATGTGGATTATAACCCCAAGAAGCAAAACTTAATT GCAACAACAGAAGATGAATTTGGAATTCGCTTATGGGATCTCAGAATGCTGAAACATCCTCTGAAAGATCTCCCTGGACACTCACATTG GACATGGACTGTTCGGCACAATCCTGAGTATGATGAGCTGCTTCTG AGTGCTGGAACAGATTCAACCGTAAATTTATGGTTGGCTCAAGTTAGCAGCAATGATTCTGGACCTGACAG CCCTAGTTCACCCAAGAGGCAAGAAGAACAATTACTCAATTCATATACTGACTATGAAGATAGCATATATG GTATTGCATGGAGCTCCCACGACCCATCATTATTCGCTTCTTTGTCTTACGATGGAAGG GTTGTTTTGGAATCAGTCAAGCCTTACTTGCAGAGAAAATGA
- the LOC120713806 gene encoding WD repeat-containing protein DWA2-like isoform X2, protein MQGGSSGIVYGGLKYQARCIADVRADAGSTTFLAGTLSLKEENEVHLIRLSPGESELVCDGLFYHPNEIWDLKSCPFDHRVFSTVYTSGEGYGAAVWKIPEQHGQSNSPQLEQLFELAGHMGKLRCVLWWPLGKHDKLISIDDRNIFLWNIDSSNKSAKVISQGSADMLPNLRGGAWDPHNHNSIAAISDSSLHLWDLRSMDIILSKSTAIEHAHIRDVDYNPKKQNLIATTEDEFGIRLWDLRMLKHPLKDLPGHSHWTWTVRHNPEYDELLLSAGTDSTVNLWLAQVSSNDSGPDSPSSPKRQEEQLLNSYTDYEDSIYGIAWSSHDPSLFASLSYDGRVVLESVKPYLQRK, encoded by the exons ATGCAGGGCGGATCCAGCGGCATCGTCTACGGCGGCCTCAAGTACCAG GCGCGGTGCATCGCGGACGTGCGCGCGGACGCCGGCTCCACCACCTTCCTCGCCGGGACCCTCAGTCTCAAGGAGGAGAACGAG GTGCACTTGATCCGGCTGTCGCCGGGGGAGAGCGAGCTGGTGTGCGACGGCCTCTTCTACCACCCCAACGAGATCTGGGACCTCAAATCGTGCCCCTTCGATCACAGGGTCTTCTCCACAGTCTACACCTCCG GTGAGGGTTATGGCGCTGCCGTCTGGAAGATCCCAGAGCAGCATGGGCAGTCAAACTCACCACAGCTTGAGCAGCTCTTCGAGCTCGCTGGGCATATGGGCAAGTTAAGATG TGTGCTCTGGTGGCCACTTGGAAAGCATGATAAGCTAATTAGCATTGATGACAGAAATATTTTTCTTTGGAACATAGACTCGTCAAATAAATCAGCTAAG GTGATATCACAGGGGTCGGCTGACATGCTTCCAAATTTACGTGGTGGAGCTTGGGATCCACACAATCACAATTCAATTGCTGCAATATCCGATTCATCACTTCACTTATGGGATCTCCGCTCTATGGA CATTATTCTCAGCAAATCAACTGCAATTGAACATGCACATATACGGGATGTGGATTATAACCCCAAGAAGCAAAACTTAATT GCAACAACAGAAGATGAATTTGGAATTCGCTTATGGGATCTCAGAATGCTGAAACATCCTCTGAAAGATCTCCCTGGACACTCACATTG GACATGGACTGTTCGGCACAATCCTGAGTATGATGAGCTGCTTCTG AGTGCTGGAACAGATTCAACCGTAAATTTATGGTTGGCTCAAGTTAGCAGCAATGATTCTGGACCTGACAG CCCTAGTTCACCCAAGAGGCAAGAAGAACAATTACTCAATTCATATACTGACTATGAAGATAGCATATATG GTATTGCATGGAGCTCCCACGACCCATCATTATTCGCTTCTTTGTCTTACGATGGAAGG GTTGTTTTGGAATCAGTCAAGCCTTACTTGCAGAGAAAATGA